From Pelosinus fermentans DSM 17108, the proteins below share one genomic window:
- a CDS encoding TolC family protein: MKSPFILVKTVFVAVTAFVIFCQTALAAPLELSLDASIALTYKNNPALQIAEARQEQSVWALKEAQTNKNISIDYTHTDMRSNSPPTWSPSPAAVSPYNYFSNQIIASLPLYTGGKAENAIEQAKLSHRVSQLEITATKQHLKLEASTGYYNMLQNQTLLEIAKQTVNDFSAHLTRVRQMYDIGVAPWHDVLQTKVRLANAENDLVKTQNNYDLAVYSLNKTMGLPLRSEITLTEPLIYQEYPLALDDVTSYGLAHRPEMAQQQANIKIEEAQIKIAQSGQHPKVMLTGTMAWDNDDFAGTANRDWTAMLVTQFNLFDSGNTKAKIRQAQSGELATRKQAQQTQDNISLEISDAYLSMKEAEKRISTNKIAVEEASVNFAIAQRAYSAGVGTNLDVMDAELALNQAKTNYTNSLFDYNISKARLDKAIGSE; encoded by the coding sequence ATGAAATCACCATTTATTCTCGTTAAAACAGTCTTTGTGGCGGTTACAGCTTTCGTTATATTTTGCCAAACTGCCCTGGCAGCGCCGCTGGAGCTCTCACTTGATGCGAGTATTGCTCTGACTTATAAGAATAATCCGGCATTGCAAATTGCAGAAGCGCGCCAAGAACAGTCGGTTTGGGCGCTGAAAGAGGCACAAACCAATAAAAATATATCCATTGATTATACTCATACAGATATGCGTTCAAATTCTCCGCCCACGTGGTCACCCTCCCCGGCAGCCGTCTCCCCCTATAACTATTTCAGCAACCAGATCATCGCCAGCCTTCCGCTCTACACTGGCGGCAAAGCGGAAAACGCAATTGAACAAGCGAAACTCAGTCACAGGGTGTCTCAGCTTGAAATCACAGCCACCAAACAGCATCTCAAGTTAGAGGCCAGTACAGGTTATTATAATATGCTGCAAAACCAGACCCTATTAGAAATTGCCAAACAAACGGTGAATGATTTTAGCGCTCATCTTACTCGTGTCCGGCAAATGTACGATATCGGCGTGGCACCCTGGCATGACGTACTGCAAACCAAGGTTCGGCTGGCAAATGCGGAAAATGATTTAGTAAAAACGCAAAACAATTATGATTTAGCCGTCTACAGCCTAAATAAAACGATGGGCTTACCCCTGCGCAGCGAAATTACGTTGACAGAACCGCTAATCTATCAAGAATATCCTTTGGCTCTTGACGACGTTACCTCCTATGGATTGGCGCATCGTCCGGAGATGGCTCAACAGCAGGCGAATATTAAAATAGAAGAAGCACAAATCAAAATTGCCCAAAGCGGACAACATCCCAAGGTTATGCTGACCGGGACCATGGCCTGGGATAATGACGACTTTGCAGGCACGGCGAACAGAGATTGGACCGCTATGTTGGTAACCCAATTTAATCTCTTTGACTCCGGCAATACCAAAGCCAAAATCAGGCAGGCACAATCAGGCGAGTTAGCCACACGGAAACAAGCGCAACAAACACAGGATAACATTTCCTTGGAAATCAGCGATGCTTATTTGAGTATGAAGGAAGCAGAAAAACGAATAAGCACCAACAAGATAGCTGTTGAAGAAGCCAGTGTGAATTTTGCTATTGCGCAAAGAGCTTATAGTGCCGGTGTCGGTACCAATTTAGATGTTATGGATGCCGAACTGGCACTAAACCAGGCAAAAACCAACTATACTAACTCATTATTTGACTATAACATCAGCAAAGCCCGG
- a CDS encoding efflux RND transporter permease subunit, translated as MSHFNLTAWSLNHKQFIYFFIILFFVAGLFSYQNVGRMEDPDFAIKQMIVSVAWSGATASQMEEQVTDKIEKKLQDLPGLDYLKSYSTPGYTVIYVNLKDQVPAKELRARWVEARNMVNDIKGTFPEGVSQPSFNDRFDEVYGVIYTLTGDGYTYEEMRERAEKIRRVLLSVPSVSKVQLLGVQTEKIYIEIENSKLARLGLDPSVITAALKEQNAMAAAGMLETVSDNAYLRITGMFENLEDIRTTPIQAGGRTFRLGDIAKVTRAYAEPSNPKMFYNGQPAVGISLAMEPGGNILTLGKNLDSTLSQIKQELPAGLEINQTVNQPKVVKSSIGEFVESLVEAIVIVLIVSFASLGMRSGVVVALTIPLVIAITFTLMYLTGIALQSISLGALIIALGLLVDDAIIATEMMIVKLEQGWSRFDAACFSYTSTAYPRLTGALITCAGFIPIGFSKGLAADFCVTLFWVIFFALIASWLVAGAVTPLLGYQFIKIKSAQQTADESNAHHDLYDTPFYRRFKRLLLWCMRHRKTVLTATAAVFIGSIFLLGLVKQEFFPASSRPELVIQLKLQEGASLTNTVEVARQFAKELDGDPNISYYTYHVGEGAPRFVLSFEPTFNKSNFAEFIVVAKDVQARNTLAQKAEQLLNTEFTGVRGHIKLLFTGTGPDYPVMLRIKGPDHEKVREIAEQARTVMAAHPATQNVNLNWNEKSKVLHLEIDQAKAKALGLSSHELAASLQTQLSGAPIAEFREHDKTVSMVLRFAEEDRNNPERIKDLNIHIGNGKYVPLDQIATIRYDAEEGLIYRRDLLPMIMVQAELNPTSKLTGSDVTKQVYGSLQELRSSLPAGYFIEFDGATERSIKSSKFLAEPIPAMMIVIMILLMTQLQSIPKMLLTLLTAPLGIIGVSISLLLTGSPMGFVVQLGILALFGIIMRNAVILMEQIEQYLVAGDSLWDAIVEATISRFRPILLTAAAAILGMIPLISSTLWGSMAIAIGGGLLGATILTLLVLPVMYATWYKAQPDTRIHNTPPEPTRQPINQ; from the coding sequence ATGAGCCATTTTAACCTTACCGCCTGGTCATTAAACCACAAACAATTCATTTATTTCTTTATCATCCTCTTTTTTGTGGCCGGCCTCTTCTCCTATCAGAATGTGGGACGCATGGAAGACCCGGATTTTGCCATTAAACAAATGATTGTCAGCGTTGCCTGGTCAGGAGCCACCGCCAGCCAGATGGAAGAGCAGGTTACGGATAAAATTGAAAAGAAACTGCAGGACCTTCCTGGGCTTGACTATCTGAAAAGTTACTCTACACCGGGATATACGGTGATTTACGTCAATCTCAAAGATCAGGTGCCCGCCAAGGAACTTCGGGCCAGATGGGTGGAAGCCCGCAATATGGTGAATGATATCAAAGGAACCTTCCCGGAAGGCGTTTCACAACCCAGCTTTAATGATCGGTTCGATGAAGTATATGGCGTGATCTATACGCTGACCGGCGATGGGTATACCTACGAGGAAATGCGGGAAAGAGCCGAAAAAATCCGCCGCGTTCTCTTAAGCGTTCCCAGTGTGAGCAAAGTCCAGCTCCTGGGGGTGCAAACCGAAAAAATCTATATTGAAATCGAAAATAGCAAACTGGCCCGTTTAGGTCTTGATCCGTCCGTAATTACAGCCGCCTTAAAGGAGCAAAATGCCATGGCCGCCGCCGGCATGCTGGAAACGGTATCGGACAATGCTTACTTACGAATTACCGGGATGTTTGAAAATCTGGAAGACATCCGCACTACGCCCATTCAGGCTGGTGGCCGCACCTTCCGTCTGGGAGACATAGCCAAGGTGACTCGCGCCTATGCCGAACCATCCAACCCGAAAATGTTCTATAACGGTCAGCCGGCGGTCGGCATTTCGCTGGCGATGGAACCCGGCGGCAACATTCTGACACTGGGTAAAAATCTTGATAGCACTCTCTCCCAAATAAAACAAGAACTGCCGGCCGGGCTGGAAATCAATCAAACTGTCAATCAGCCGAAAGTTGTGAAATCCTCCATCGGCGAATTTGTTGAATCCCTGGTGGAAGCGATCGTCATCGTCTTAATCGTAAGCTTTGCCAGTCTGGGTATGCGGTCCGGCGTGGTCGTGGCCCTAACCATTCCTTTGGTCATTGCCATTACCTTTACCTTAATGTACCTGACAGGCATCGCCCTGCAGAGCATATCGCTGGGGGCTCTCATCATTGCGCTAGGCTTGTTGGTCGATGATGCCATCATCGCCACTGAAATGATGATCGTCAAGCTGGAGCAAGGCTGGAGCCGCTTTGACGCTGCTTGTTTTTCCTATACCTCTACCGCCTATCCCCGTTTGACCGGTGCGTTAATAACCTGCGCAGGTTTTATTCCTATCGGTTTTTCCAAAGGGCTTGCCGCTGACTTTTGCGTCACTCTCTTTTGGGTTATATTCTTCGCCCTCATTGCTTCCTGGCTGGTTGCCGGAGCAGTCACGCCTTTGCTCGGGTACCAGTTTATTAAAATAAAATCGGCCCAGCAAACAGCCGATGAAAGCAATGCGCACCATGACCTTTATGACACCCCGTTTTATCGGCGATTTAAACGCTTGTTACTTTGGTGCATGCGTCACCGCAAAACCGTACTAACAGCTACTGCCGCCGTATTTATCGGCTCTATCTTTCTCTTGGGATTGGTCAAACAGGAATTTTTTCCTGCTTCCAGCCGTCCGGAACTCGTCATCCAGCTCAAATTACAGGAAGGAGCTTCGCTGACCAACACCGTGGAAGTGGCCCGCCAGTTTGCTAAAGAATTGGACGGCGACCCGAATATTTCCTATTACACCTATCATGTAGGTGAAGGAGCTCCCCGCTTTGTGCTCAGTTTTGAACCAACCTTCAATAAATCGAATTTCGCTGAATTCATTGTAGTGGCCAAGGATGTTCAAGCCCGTAATACACTGGCCCAAAAAGCCGAGCAATTATTAAACACCGAATTTACAGGCGTTCGAGGGCATATAAAGTTATTATTCACTGGAACGGGACCCGATTATCCGGTGATGCTGCGGATAAAAGGCCCTGACCATGAAAAAGTTCGTGAAATCGCTGAACAAGCCCGCACCGTCATGGCTGCCCATCCGGCTACACAAAACGTAAACCTCAACTGGAATGAGAAAAGCAAAGTGCTCCACTTGGAGATTGACCAGGCAAAAGCAAAAGCTCTCGGACTCAGTTCCCATGAATTGGCCGCATCCCTCCAAACCCAGTTGTCTGGAGCACCTATTGCCGAATTTCGTGAGCATGATAAAACCGTCAGCATGGTTCTCCGATTTGCGGAAGAGGACCGTAATAACCCTGAACGGATAAAAGACCTCAACATCCATATCGGCAACGGCAAATATGTCCCGCTTGACCAAATCGCCACCATCCGTTATGACGCCGAAGAAGGCTTAATTTACCGGCGCGACCTGCTACCCATGATTATGGTACAGGCGGAACTGAATCCCACGTCTAAACTTACCGGCTCGGACGTGACCAAGCAAGTTTACGGCAGCCTCCAGGAACTCAGAAGCAGTCTGCCAGCCGGCTATTTCATTGAATTTGACGGTGCAACGGAACGCAGTATTAAAAGCAGCAAGTTCCTGGCGGAGCCCATCCCAGCCATGATGATTGTAATTATGATTCTGCTCATGACGCAGCTGCAAAGTATACCGAAAATGCTGTTAACCCTCTTAACAGCGCCGCTTGGTATTATCGGTGTATCCATCAGTCTCCTCCTCACCGGAAGTCCTATGGGATTTGTGGTCCAATTGGGAATTCTGGCCTTGTTCGGTATTATTATGCGCAATGCCGTTATATTGATGGAACAGATTGAACAATATCTGGTGGCCGGCGACTCGCTATGGGACGCTATTGTGGAAGCGACAATCAGCCGCTTTCGCCCTATTTTGCTAACAGCCGCAGCCGCTATCCTAGGCATGATTCCGCTGATATCCAGTACTTTATGGGGCTCCATGGCGATTGCCATCGGCGGCGGTTTATTGGGAGCAACCATCTTGACTTTGCTGGTGCTGCCGGTTATGTATGCTACCTGGTATAAGGCACAGCCGGATACCCGCATACACAACACTCCACCAGAGCCTACCAGACAGCCAATTAATCAATAA
- a CDS encoding efflux RND transporter periplasmic adaptor subunit: protein MFNMRLNLSRKKRYYALAALAVGCLLAGVMAKTHFAKTTSKPENLPVVRTQVVQPVTARQGYSYAGEVRGLLESQLAFQVTGKIIKRNVQLGSVVNAGDVLMQIDAKDIQQTVSSNSAQVYSAQSQLRLAESNLSRYRELLDSGAISRAQYDQYVNAYDAAAAAVQQAGAQYTQGANQLDYTLLKADQAGVVSAITAEAGQVVSASQTVVTVIQDGEQEIEINVPENRLEELKAAEQLHITFWALPNMTLDGKVREIAPMADPTTRTFKVRVSLLNPPPTVKLGMTATVSLAGGAAHTAFSIPLSALYQTGDTPAVWVVNDNILTLRPIQTGPFGNGTIQVLAGLQSGDLIVSAGVHKLKEGQRVKTTGDAL, encoded by the coding sequence ATGTTCAACATGCGACTGAATCTCAGCCGAAAAAAACGTTACTATGCCCTGGCCGCCTTAGCGGTAGGATGCCTACTGGCCGGAGTCATGGCAAAAACACATTTTGCAAAAACAACCAGTAAACCAGAAAACCTTCCAGTGGTCCGTACCCAGGTCGTCCAGCCAGTAACTGCAAGGCAGGGTTATAGCTATGCCGGTGAAGTACGCGGCCTCTTGGAAAGCCAGCTGGCCTTCCAAGTCACCGGTAAGATCATCAAACGCAATGTGCAGCTAGGCAGCGTAGTCAATGCCGGCGATGTGCTGATGCAGATTGATGCTAAAGACATTCAGCAGACGGTAAGCAGTAATTCTGCTCAGGTATATTCCGCCCAATCACAACTTAGGCTGGCGGAAAGCAATTTGAGCCGCTACCGGGAATTACTGGACAGCGGCGCGATCAGCCGCGCTCAGTATGACCAGTATGTCAATGCCTATGATGCAGCGGCGGCTGCTGTGCAGCAGGCAGGGGCCCAGTATACGCAAGGCGCTAATCAGCTGGATTACACCTTATTGAAAGCCGATCAAGCAGGGGTTGTCTCCGCAATCACCGCCGAGGCCGGCCAGGTTGTCAGCGCCAGCCAGACGGTTGTCACCGTTATCCAAGACGGAGAGCAGGAAATCGAAATCAATGTTCCTGAAAACCGGCTGGAAGAACTAAAAGCCGCCGAACAGCTCCACATTACCTTCTGGGCCTTGCCTAACATGACATTGGACGGCAAGGTGCGAGAAATCGCGCCCATGGCTGACCCGACGACTCGTACCTTCAAAGTGCGCGTCAGCCTGCTCAATCCGCCGCCAACTGTCAAACTGGGTATGACGGCCACCGTTTCCTTAGCCGGCGGCGCTGCCCATACTGCATTTTCCATTCCACTGTCTGCACTCTATCAGACTGGCGATACGCCCGCCGTCTGGGTCGTGAACGACAATATTCTGACACTGCGCCCCATCCAAACCGGGCCCTTCGGTAATGGCACTATCCAGGTACTGGCTGGACTGCAGTCAGGCGACCTGATTGTCAGCGCCGGCGTTCATAAATTGAAAGAAGGACAGAGGGTAAAAACAACCGGTGATGCCCTATGA
- a CDS encoding MarR family transcriptional regulator: protein MVEQRKEMLKFLFRLSRKFFETMKQPKKFGTDSLLYSSEIHTLDMIGKHPGITVTELADRQGIFKSALPKVIHKLIQKDLVYRYQETGNKKNILLELTDKGRIAVQQHFEFHETFDNGIMKKINSLTPEEYLFLSDILQELDQYIDHMEQQE from the coding sequence ATGGTGGAACAAAGAAAAGAAATGTTGAAATTTTTATTCAGATTGTCAAGGAAATTTTTTGAGACAATGAAACAGCCAAAAAAATTTGGCACAGACAGCCTCTTATACTCATCAGAAATTCATACCCTCGACATGATTGGCAAACATCCAGGCATAACCGTGACCGAACTGGCAGACCGACAAGGTATTTTCAAAAGCGCCCTGCCAAAGGTCATCCATAAACTCATCCAAAAAGATCTGGTCTACCGTTATCAGGAAACCGGCAATAAAAAAAATATTCTTTTGGAATTGACGGACAAAGGCCGGATTGCCGTTCAACAACACTTCGAATTTCACGAAACCTTTGACAATGGCATTATGAAAAAAATTAATTCATTAACGCCGGAAGAATATTTGTTTCTCAGCGATATCCTGCAAGAGCTGGATCAGTATATTGACCACATGGAGCAGCAGGAATAA
- the wecB gene encoding non-hydrolyzing UDP-N-acetylglucosamine 2-epimerase codes for MKIMTILGTRPEIIRLSRIIPLLDDLCEHILVHTGQNFDRTLSDIFFTELKLRSPDYLLDCQSQTAMGQIGEILRGCEQVMLKERPDRLLILGDTNSALAALVAKRLRIPVYHMEAGNRCYDDRVPEESNRRIVDHCSDILLPYTERSRANLLREGIDGNRIYVTGNPIGEVLSHYADKILQSQVLQAMGVAAQGYFLVTLHRTENVDDGDRLEKFITALHGLYAAYGLPLICSLHPRTRSQLAKQKKTFAGIGIQIVEPLGLFDFVLLEQNAYCVLSDSGTVQEECCLYKTPNVTLRDVTERPETLEAGSNQLAGCDPAAILRAVQTVLHQGQNWEPPPEYLVANVSQKILKILLGI; via the coding sequence ATGAAGATTATGACCATTTTGGGCACACGTCCGGAAATTATTCGCTTAAGCAGGATTATTCCTCTCCTGGACGACCTTTGTGAGCATATTCTTGTGCATACCGGCCAAAACTTTGACCGGACCTTGAGTGATATATTTTTCACGGAACTAAAGCTGCGTTCTCCGGATTATCTGCTGGACTGCCAATCACAGACCGCGATGGGCCAAATAGGCGAGATACTCCGCGGTTGTGAACAGGTAATGTTAAAGGAAAGGCCCGATCGCCTACTGATACTGGGAGATACTAACAGCGCCTTAGCGGCGCTGGTCGCCAAACGACTGCGCATTCCGGTTTACCACATGGAGGCAGGCAACCGTTGTTATGATGACCGGGTACCGGAAGAAAGCAACCGCCGGATTGTCGATCATTGCAGTGATATTCTATTGCCTTACACGGAGCGAAGCCGGGCTAATTTGCTGAGGGAAGGCATCGACGGCAACCGTATTTATGTTACGGGCAATCCCATTGGCGAGGTTCTCAGCCATTACGCAGACAAAATTTTACAAAGCCAGGTGCTTCAGGCGATGGGTGTTGCTGCCCAAGGCTATTTTCTAGTAACCCTGCACCGAACGGAAAATGTCGACGACGGGGACCGTCTGGAGAAATTCATCACAGCCCTGCATGGACTCTATGCAGCATATGGGCTGCCGCTGATTTGCAGTCTGCATCCTCGCACCCGCTCCCAGCTGGCAAAACAGAAAAAGACCTTTGCCGGAATAGGCATCCAGATCGTGGAACCATTAGGTCTGTTTGATTTTGTATTGTTGGAGCAAAACGCCTACTGTGTTTTGAGTGATAGCGGCACAGTTCAGGAGGAGTGCTGTCTTTATAAAACACCGAATGTGACGCTGCGGGATGTGACCGAACGACCGGAAACCTTGGAAGCCGGCAGCAATCAGCTTGCCGGTTGTGACCCCGCGGCAATCTTACGGGCTGTGCAAACGGTTTTACATCAAGGCCAGAACTGGGAACCTCCGCCGGAATATCTTGTCGCAAATGTAAGCCAGAAAATTCTTAAAATCCTACTGGGCATATAG
- a CDS encoding glycosyltransferase — protein MKKYKIVCICQIYNEMCKGNLERFAAYVKPLVDDLVVYDDGSTDGSFEYMLQQTPYVLRTANNDFINEQNHKQLLLQEALKLNPDFILWLDADEVLTANAAHCLQEWCKTCEERQLDGVCFHELNLWRSHSWRRLDSLFDLGWFCRLWRVVPGICFSEPKPGLHQKPHPVTIQHMAWAEDIQVLHYGFASQQHLAYKYLIYRSHGQRGYDMLDRLISEDSLTLAKVPCELFPEGLWIDDEAPQPLKFVEALAYVEQYREEVFRPKFSIVCLVYKSVEWLDFVYEQVFRYTDMTDKEFFFVANDANDAVLSHLRDNYIPHYIYTNTPEQQEEWYVNNVYRAYNFAADRARGDFVVFINSDMAFTPGWFDHLWQAYNGTNCVVSRLVESGRLPSGQYGVERNFGQDYASYQESEFQQYARELTEAKVADGGLYMPLLIRKEYFQRVGGYPEGQVLMGSNLYKPVIARRGETCIAGDTVLMMKLQPVGIKHQTAFNSIVYHFQWGELGSPEPSETTPGQVKVALAMGSLAAQDFGDALLASLPASVGLDAPLADIQDDYAAHAQSYLAEHYPNVEVIIQNATHMDIIDPNRYTIAFLQDDLRSAGATTEQQETNLRQANRLVTNSLQTAHSYAEYDFDVIPDTPDATEKWHRLLTTVFQERMAEQNRKRKITRPKVSIIMTTFQRVHLLRWGLWSLTRQTIPFDFEVIVVNDGLQDETEEVCNEFKGKLNLKYVFTGHRNLNGKMVWRVPGFAMNIGVKHSSGDILIIGCAEMFHNNDTIAKLVPPILDNPKLLGIPVGKDDRDGAFLEYINNNDGTSDPDIYDKCVDLNVKLPFLMALHRSQYFTIGGYDEDFVGMAYDDNDFIQRLLSNGCNYCQTDASTVHLYHPRPDGYYENGGPPEWEYNKNLYFSRIGQIVRNEGREWGVIKYAQVKGAEKFVKLNWHEDFIVHLAGVIQPKVYVELGLYRCYLFNRIIPFAEQLVGVDISAEAGQAMQQSSKTRFFKGTTQDFARELAVRPLQIDMLFIDADHSQAAVLQDFLNFFPFVAPHGLILLHDTHPKDEAMMDPNWCGTACQAIEILAQDTRNYELMTIPVPAGLTICRKRQAQLSWQEK, from the coding sequence ATGAAAAAATATAAGATTGTATGTATTTGCCAGATCTATAATGAAATGTGTAAAGGTAACTTGGAGCGGTTTGCAGCGTATGTAAAACCCCTAGTGGATGATTTAGTCGTCTATGATGACGGCAGTACCGACGGCAGCTTTGAATATATGTTGCAGCAAACCCCCTATGTCCTGCGCACTGCAAATAATGATTTTATTAATGAGCAAAACCATAAACAGCTCCTGCTGCAGGAGGCCCTAAAGCTGAACCCGGATTTTATCTTATGGCTGGATGCGGACGAGGTTTTGACTGCCAATGCCGCACATTGTCTGCAAGAATGGTGTAAAACCTGTGAAGAACGACAGCTGGATGGCGTGTGCTTTCATGAGCTGAATCTGTGGCGCAGTCATTCCTGGCGACGTTTAGACAGTTTATTTGACTTGGGTTGGTTTTGCCGTCTATGGCGGGTCGTCCCCGGCATTTGCTTTAGTGAGCCGAAACCGGGGCTCCATCAAAAGCCTCATCCTGTGACAATTCAACACATGGCCTGGGCGGAAGACATTCAGGTACTGCATTACGGATTCGCTTCGCAGCAGCACTTGGCCTATAAATATCTGATTTACAGATCTCACGGACAACGCGGCTATGATATGCTTGACCGTTTGATCAGTGAAGATAGCCTGACTCTGGCAAAGGTTCCCTGTGAGCTATTCCCGGAAGGTTTGTGGATCGATGATGAAGCGCCACAGCCTTTGAAATTCGTTGAGGCCCTGGCCTATGTAGAACAATACCGGGAAGAAGTATTTAGGCCGAAATTTTCCATTGTATGTTTAGTCTATAAAAGCGTTGAGTGGTTGGATTTCGTTTATGAGCAGGTCTTTAGATATACGGACATGACTGACAAGGAGTTTTTCTTTGTCGCCAATGACGCTAACGACGCCGTGCTTAGTCATTTGCGGGATAACTATATACCGCATTATATTTATACAAACACTCCTGAGCAACAAGAGGAGTGGTATGTTAATAATGTTTACCGGGCCTATAATTTTGCGGCTGACAGGGCCCGGGGAGATTTCGTCGTTTTTATTAATTCCGACATGGCCTTTACGCCGGGTTGGTTTGATCATCTATGGCAGGCTTATAACGGAACAAACTGCGTCGTTTCCCGCTTGGTTGAATCCGGAAGATTGCCTAGTGGTCAATACGGTGTGGAAAGAAACTTTGGCCAGGATTATGCATCCTATCAAGAAAGCGAGTTTCAACAGTATGCCCGTGAATTGACCGAAGCCAAAGTAGCGGACGGCGGCCTGTATATGCCTCTCTTGATCCGTAAGGAGTATTTTCAGCGGGTCGGAGGCTATCCGGAAGGACAGGTGCTTATGGGCAGCAATCTTTATAAACCGGTCATTGCCCGGCGGGGAGAAACATGCATCGCCGGCGATACGGTCTTGATGATGAAACTGCAGCCCGTTGGAATCAAACATCAAACCGCCTTTAACAGCATTGTTTATCATTTCCAGTGGGGCGAACTGGGTAGTCCGGAACCGTCGGAAACTACACCAGGCCAAGTAAAAGTTGCCCTTGCTATGGGATCACTAGCAGCACAAGATTTTGGAGATGCCCTGCTGGCGTCCTTACCTGCTTCTGTTGGTCTTGATGCGCCTTTGGCCGATATCCAGGACGATTATGCCGCCCATGCCCAAAGCTATCTGGCAGAACATTACCCAAACGTGGAAGTCATCATTCAAAACGCCACGCATATGGATATCATTGATCCCAATCGCTATACCATTGCTTTTTTACAAGATGATCTCCGGTCAGCGGGTGCGACAACCGAGCAGCAAGAGACCAACTTGCGGCAAGCAAACAGGCTTGTGACCAACTCCTTGCAAACCGCGCACTCCTATGCGGAGTATGATTTTGACGTAATTCCCGATACGCCGGATGCCACGGAGAAATGGCACCGGTTGCTGACCACGGTCTTTCAGGAACGAATGGCTGAACAAAACCGGAAAAGAAAAATAACCCGGCCTAAAGTATCCATAATTATGACTACCTTTCAAAGAGTGCACTTGTTAAGATGGGGTTTATGGTCCTTAACCCGCCAGACCATACCCTTTGATTTTGAAGTCATTGTGGTTAATGATGGATTACAGGATGAGACCGAAGAGGTTTGTAACGAGTTTAAGGGAAAACTTAATTTGAAGTATGTATTTACCGGACACAGAAATCTAAACGGCAAGATGGTGTGGCGGGTACCCGGTTTTGCGATGAATATTGGCGTAAAGCACTCTTCCGGGGATATTTTGATTATCGGCTGCGCGGAAATGTTTCATAACAATGATACCATCGCTAAGCTTGTGCCGCCTATCTTAGATAATCCCAAATTACTGGGTATTCCAGTGGGCAAAGATGACCGCGATGGAGCTTTTCTGGAATATATAAATAACAATGATGGAACCTCTGACCCTGATATCTATGACAAATGCGTTGACTTAAATGTCAAGCTGCCGTTTTTGATGGCCTTACATCGCAGCCAGTATTTTACGATTGGGGGATACGATGAGGATTTTGTAGGCATGGCCTATGATGACAATGATTTTATCCAACGCTTATTAAGCAACGGCTGCAATTATTGTCAAACCGATGCGTCCACGGTGCACTTGTACCACCCCCGGCCAGACGGCTATTATGAAAATGGTGGTCCGCCCGAATGGGAATATAACAAAAACCTCTATTTTTCCCGTATTGGTCAAATCGTTAGAAATGAAGGCCGAGAATGGGGCGTTATAAAATATGCGCAAGTCAAGGGGGCTGAAAAATTCGTGAAATTAAACTGGCATGAAGACTTTATTGTTCATTTGGCTGGTGTCATACAGCCGAAGGTCTACGTGGAGCTTGGGTTATACCGGTGTTATCTTTTTAACCGCATTATCCCTTTTGCGGAGCAATTAGTTGGCGTGGATATCAGCGCGGAAGCCGGGCAAGCCATGCAACAATCTTCGAAAACTCGCTTTTTTAAGGGGACAACACAGGATTTTGCAAGGGAATTAGCGGTAAGGCCTCTGCAGATTGATATGCTATTCATCGATGCCGATCATTCGCAAGCGGCGGTGTTACAGGACTTTCTGAATTTTTTCCCTTTTGTGGCTCCCCACGGTCTCATTTTGCTGCATGATACCCATCCGAAAGACGAGGCCATGATGGACCCCAATTGGTGCGGAACCGCTTGTCAGGCGATAGAAATCTTGGCACAGGACACACGCAACTATGAATTAATGACGATTCCTGTTCCTGCAGGCTTAACGATTTGCCGCAAACGGCAGGCGCAATTATCCTGGCAGGAAAAGTAA